A window from Streptomyces sp. NBC_00335 encodes these proteins:
- a CDS encoding sensor histidine kinase, whose translation MSSVIDVTAWQPDRTPRLVHQGLVYGSDEAFLAATVPFCLDGLQHDEAVLAVTTPANIDLLRQQLGSAADAVQFIAADDWYKTPGSTLGAYYRYVDERTATGRHSQVRVIGEPVWHGRDALETDEWTRYEAVINLAFAHCPAWIVCPYDTRTVPDRIVTDARRTHPQLVTGPAAETSGHYAPPQGAAWHRNPSPVPEPGSNAAMGFGTDLHHVRAFVARQAAQLGMSPQGAERLTFAVNEVATNAVQHGGGRGEVSVWRTGHKVICEISDPGPTRFPAETGWTLGYLPPDPGLPRGHGLWTVRQLCDLVEVHSGTPATVVRLHLNLS comes from the coding sequence ATGAGCAGCGTGATCGACGTGACCGCCTGGCAGCCCGACCGGACCCCCCGGTTGGTGCACCAAGGCCTGGTTTACGGGTCCGACGAGGCGTTCTTGGCTGCGACCGTCCCGTTCTGCCTGGACGGTCTCCAGCATGACGAGGCAGTCCTCGCCGTCACCACACCCGCCAACATCGACCTGCTGCGTCAGCAACTCGGCAGCGCCGCCGACGCAGTTCAATTCATCGCGGCCGACGACTGGTACAAGACTCCCGGCAGCACCCTCGGCGCCTACTACCGCTACGTCGACGAACGCACCGCCACTGGACGCCATTCCCAGGTACGCGTGATCGGTGAGCCCGTCTGGCACGGCCGCGACGCATTGGAAACCGACGAGTGGACCCGCTACGAGGCCGTCATCAACCTCGCCTTCGCCCACTGCCCGGCATGGATCGTCTGCCCCTATGACACACGGACGGTCCCCGACCGGATCGTCACCGACGCCCGCCGTACCCACCCGCAGCTGGTGACCGGCCCGGCTGCCGAAACAAGCGGTCACTACGCCCCTCCCCAGGGCGCCGCCTGGCATCGGAACCCGTCACCGGTTCCCGAGCCGGGAAGCAACGCCGCGATGGGCTTCGGCACCGACTTGCACCACGTGCGCGCGTTCGTCGCCCGGCAGGCCGCGCAGCTGGGGATGTCCCCTCAGGGGGCGGAGCGTTTGACTTTCGCCGTCAACGAAGTGGCCACCAACGCCGTTCAGCACGGCGGAGGACGCGGCGAGGTCTCGGTGTGGCGTACGGGGCACAAGGTCATCTGCGAGATCAGCGACCCCGGCCCCACCCGCTTCCCTGCCGAAACCGGGTGGACGCTCGGCTACCTGCCACCGGACCCCGGCCTGCCCCGCGGGCACGGCCTGTGGACCGTGCGCCAGTTGTGCGACCTGGTCGAAGTCCACTCCGGCACCCCGGCCACGGTCGTTCGCCTCCACCTGAACCTTTCCTGA
- a CDS encoding TraR/DksA family transcriptional regulator gives MDDAPRYGHEELDPSAVAAARDRLAADRDDTLDRVAALGRDFDGIVAANALVAVDDEHDPEGASTAFERAHVASLIARAHDHLDELDQALERLERGDYGQCEGCGATIPPERLEIRPAATTCVLCAGSDPRRPSHST, from the coding sequence ATGGACGATGCACCCCGGTACGGCCATGAAGAGCTCGACCCGTCCGCCGTCGCGGCTGCGCGCGACCGCCTGGCGGCTGACCGCGACGACACGCTCGATCGGGTGGCCGCGCTGGGGCGCGACTTCGACGGGATCGTCGCGGCGAACGCCTTGGTCGCGGTCGACGACGAGCACGACCCCGAAGGGGCCAGTACGGCCTTCGAGCGTGCCCACGTGGCCTCCCTGATCGCGCGGGCACACGACCATTTGGACGAGCTGGACCAGGCGCTGGAACGGCTCGAACGGGGCGACTACGGGCAGTGCGAGGGGTGCGGCGCAACGATTCCGCCCGAGCGCCTGGAGATCCGGCCGGCCGCGACCACCTGTGTGCTCTGCGCCGGCTCCGACCCGCGCCGTCCCTCACACTCCACCTGA
- a CDS encoding SsgA family sporulation/cell division regulator — MSRVSALIVVRLETATGHVYFLARFAYDGGDPYVVQAEFLDGDNVLARWHFDRQMLAEGLHRPVGEGDVAFRPDKGSGRDELRVELIGMSADQQDNAVVLVDALALRNFLDDTYAVVAAGEEFLDLDKLLDELLAR; from the coding sequence ATGTCCCGTGTGTCTGCTCTGATCGTCGTGCGCCTCGAGACGGCGACGGGTCACGTGTATTTCCTTGCCCGCTTCGCGTATGACGGCGGAGACCCGTACGTGGTGCAGGCGGAATTCTTGGACGGTGACAACGTCTTGGCACGGTGGCACTTCGACCGGCAGATGCTGGCCGAGGGGCTCCACCGCCCGGTGGGGGAGGGCGACGTCGCGTTCCGCCCCGACAAGGGGTCCGGCCGCGACGAACTCCGCGTCGAACTGATCGGCATGAGCGCCGATCAGCAGGACAACGCCGTTGTCCTCGTGGACGCCCTCGCGCTGAGGAACTTCCTGGACGACACCTACGCAGTCGTCGCTGCCGGGGAGGAGTTCCTCGACCTCGACAAGCTTCTCGACGAGCTCCTGGCTCGCTGA
- the katG gene encoding catalase/peroxidase HPI — protein MSGSDSENPVIPSPTPAPTRPRTNRDWWPNQLDLQVLHQHAPGSNPMGQDFDYAAEFASLDVDELKQDVFEVMTASQAWWPADYGHYGPLFIRMSWHAAGTYRIADGRGGGGSGAQRFAPLNSWPDNASLDKARRLLWPVKQKYGRKISWADLLVFAGNCAIESMGLKTFGFGFGREDIWEPEEIFWGPEDTWLGDERYSGDRELTGPFGAVQMGLIYVNPEGPNGNPDPLAAARDIRETFARMAMNDEETAALIIGGHTFGKCHGAVGAEYIGPEPEGCPIEQQALGWKNSYGSGAGVDSLTSGLEGAWTSEPTKWDNGYLDNLFRYDWELTTSPAGAQQWTPTDPAAQGTVPDAHDPSKRHAPMMLTTDLSMKLDPVYGPISKGFHENPDRLADAFAKAWYKLLHRDMGPLSRYLGPWVPGPQLWQDPVPAVDHALVGDAEIADLKGRILATGLSVPQLVTTAWASAASFRGTDMRGGANGARIRLAPQKDWEVNDLPEVAEVLQALERIQQDFNASQAAGGAKVSLADLIVLGGCAAVERAAKNAGHAVTVPFAPGRTDASQEQTDVESFSVLEPRADGFRNYLRTGEKLPPETLLLDRAGMLNLTAPEMTVLTGGMRALNTGFGGSPHGVFTNRPEMLTNDFFVNLLDMGTEWKASASAENVFEGRDVATGEVKWTATAVDLVFGSHSQLRAIAEVYAAKDAGEKLVGDFVAAWDKVMNLDRFDLV, from the coding sequence GTGTCCGGCAGCGACAGCGAGAACCCGGTAATCCCCTCCCCGACCCCCGCGCCGACTCGCCCCAGGACGAACCGGGACTGGTGGCCGAATCAGCTGGACCTTCAGGTTCTCCACCAGCATGCGCCCGGATCCAATCCGATGGGTCAGGACTTCGACTACGCGGCAGAGTTCGCGTCCTTGGACGTCGACGAGCTGAAGCAGGACGTCTTCGAGGTGATGACCGCTTCGCAGGCGTGGTGGCCCGCCGACTACGGCCACTACGGACCGCTCTTCATCCGGATGAGCTGGCACGCCGCGGGCACGTACCGCATCGCCGACGGCCGCGGCGGGGGCGGTTCCGGCGCGCAGCGCTTCGCGCCCCTCAACAGCTGGCCGGACAATGCGAGCCTCGACAAGGCCCGCCGTTTGCTCTGGCCGGTGAAGCAGAAGTACGGCCGGAAGATCTCCTGGGCCGACCTGCTGGTGTTCGCCGGCAATTGCGCCATCGAATCCATGGGGTTGAAGACGTTCGGGTTCGGTTTCGGGCGGGAGGACATCTGGGAGCCCGAGGAGATTTTCTGGGGTCCGGAGGACACCTGGCTCGGGGACGAGCGCTACAGCGGCGACAGGGAACTCACCGGTCCCTTCGGCGCGGTGCAGATGGGACTGATCTACGTCAATCCCGAGGGGCCCAACGGGAATCCGGATCCGCTCGCAGCCGCCCGGGACATTCGCGAGACCTTCGCGCGCATGGCGATGAACGACGAGGAGACGGCCGCGCTGATCATCGGCGGCCACACCTTCGGCAAGTGCCACGGTGCGGTCGGAGCCGAGTACATCGGTCCGGAGCCCGAGGGCTGCCCCATCGAGCAGCAGGCCCTCGGATGGAAGAACTCGTACGGCAGCGGGGCGGGCGTCGACTCCCTCACCAGCGGGCTCGAGGGCGCGTGGACCTCCGAGCCGACGAAGTGGGACAACGGGTACCTGGACAACCTGTTCCGGTACGACTGGGAGCTGACGACCAGCCCCGCCGGCGCACAGCAGTGGACCCCGACGGACCCGGCGGCCCAGGGCACCGTGCCCGACGCCCACGATCCGTCGAAGCGGCACGCGCCCATGATGCTGACGACGGACCTGTCGATGAAGCTGGATCCGGTCTACGGGCCGATCTCGAAGGGCTTCCACGAGAACCCGGACAGGCTCGCGGACGCGTTCGCCAAGGCCTGGTACAAGCTGCTGCACCGCGACATGGGGCCCCTCTCGCGCTACCTCGGGCCGTGGGTCCCCGGGCCGCAGCTGTGGCAGGACCCCGTTCCCGCGGTCGATCACGCACTGGTCGGGGACGCGGAGATCGCCGACCTCAAGGGCCGGATCCTCGCGACGGGGCTCTCCGTCCCCCAACTCGTCACCACGGCCTGGGCGTCGGCGGCGAGCTTCCGCGGCACCGACATGCGCGGCGGGGCCAACGGGGCGCGGATCAGGCTCGCACCGCAGAAGGACTGGGAGGTCAACGACCTGCCCGAGGTGGCCGAGGTGCTCCAGGCCCTCGAGCGGATCCAGCAGGACTTCAATGCGTCCCAGGCCGCCGGCGGGGCGAAGGTCTCGCTCGCCGACCTGATCGTGCTGGGCGGGTGCGCGGCCGTCGAGCGGGCCGCGAAGAATGCCGGGCACGCCGTCACGGTCCCGTTCGCACCGGGGCGCACGGACGCCTCGCAGGAGCAGACCGATGTGGAGTCCTTCTCCGTGCTCGAACCCAGGGCGGACGGGTTCCGCAACTACCTCCGGACGGGAGAGAAGCTGCCGCCGGAGACGCTCCTGCTCGACCGTGCCGGCATGTTGAACCTGACCGCACCCGAGATGACGGTGCTGACCGGTGGCATGCGGGCCTTGAACACCGGCTTCGGCGGGTCCCCGCACGGGGTCTTCACCAACCGGCCGGAGATGCTGACGAACGACTTCTTCGTCAACCTGCTCGACATGGGTACCGAGTGGAAGGCGTCGGCCTCCGCCGAGAACGTCTTCGAGGGCCGGGACGTCGCGACGGGCGAGGTCAAGTGGACGGCCACCGCCGTCGACCTCGTCTTCGGTTCGCACTCCCAGCTCCGGGCCATCGCGGAGGTCTACGCCGCGAAGGACGCAGGAGAGAAGCTTGTGGGTGACTTCGTGGCGGCGTGGGACAAGGTGATGAACCTCGACCGGTTCGACCTCGTCTGA
- a CDS encoding LLM class F420-dependent oxidoreductase has translation MVRIGYTMMTEQAGPRELVSHVVRAENAGFDFSVISDHSFPWLESQGHAPYAWSVLGAAAQATSRIPLMTYVTCPTFRYHPAVVAQKAATMQILSQGRFRLGLGSGENLNEHIVGAGWPAAHVRLEMLEEAVGIIRSLFAGGYVSHHGAHFDVENARLWDLPDDPPPIGIAVSGDRSCEIAGRYGDLLIATEPKQELLTAFGAYGGSGKPRIGQVPVCYDPDRDAAVARAHEQFRWSPAGWKVNAELPGPAAFQQAAQHARPDDVAAAIACGDDVDAFVEAVRPYAEAGFTEVALIQIGGDHQTPFLEWAETKLLPALRDL, from the coding sequence ATGGTGCGAATCGGATACACGATGATGACCGAGCAGGCCGGCCCCCGCGAGCTGGTGTCCCATGTGGTGAGGGCGGAGAACGCCGGATTCGACTTCTCCGTCATCTCGGACCACTCCTTCCCCTGGCTGGAGTCCCAGGGGCATGCGCCCTACGCCTGGAGCGTCCTGGGAGCGGCCGCGCAGGCGACCTCCCGGATCCCGCTCATGACGTACGTGACCTGCCCGACCTTCCGCTACCACCCGGCGGTCGTCGCCCAGAAGGCCGCGACCATGCAGATCCTGTCCCAGGGCAGGTTCCGGCTAGGGCTGGGCTCGGGCGAGAACCTGAACGAGCACATCGTCGGCGCCGGCTGGCCCGCCGCCCACGTGCGTCTGGAGATGCTCGAAGAAGCCGTGGGGATCATCCGCTCCCTCTTCGCCGGCGGGTACGTGAGCCACCACGGCGCGCACTTCGACGTCGAGAACGCCAGACTCTGGGACCTCCCGGACGATCCGCCCCCGATCGGGATCGCGGTGTCCGGGGACCGCTCCTGTGAGATCGCGGGACGGTACGGCGACCTGCTCATCGCCACCGAGCCGAAGCAGGAGCTGCTGACCGCGTTCGGCGCGTACGGCGGCTCCGGCAAGCCGCGGATCGGGCAGGTTCCCGTCTGCTACGACCCGGACCGCGATGCGGCGGTGGCCCGCGCCCACGAACAGTTCCGCTGGTCGCCCGCCGGCTGGAAGGTCAACGCCGAGCTCCCCGGCCCCGCCGCCTTCCAGCAGGCCGCGCAGCACGCGCGGCCCGACGACGTGGCCGCGGCGATCGCGTGCGGCGACGACGTGGACGCCTTCGTCGAGGCGGTCCGCCCGTACGCGGAGGCGGGCTTCACCGAGGTCGCCCTCATCCAGATAGGCGGCGACCACCAGACGCCGTTCCTGGAGTGGGCAGAGACGAAACTGCTGCCCGCCCTGCGAGACCTGTGA
- a CDS encoding VOC family protein: MARDLPSAQRFYGAVLGWEFRPTHLGDGVVIAFRDGAPVAGIGALTEGLSLPVVWTPYFAVEDADATAARIRERGATMAVGPLPFGTGRAALAADPAGAVFGFWHGEAVPDWSMGRGSAPAWLELRTRDAFAAAIFYGEVLDWDSERPGSCTVSYEHDHVVLRHGHDTVARISGGALEEAPDPEVRPRWHLHFHVPDLETAIDAATGLGGRAASPVQTSTTSRWMVLSDPEGALFTVVAPQDA, encoded by the coding sequence CTGGCCCGGGACCTCCCTTCCGCCCAGAGGTTCTACGGTGCCGTGCTCGGCTGGGAATTCCGTCCCACCCATCTCGGCGACGGAGTCGTCATCGCCTTCCGCGACGGGGCCCCCGTCGCGGGCATCGGCGCACTCACCGAGGGTCTCAGCCTGCCCGTGGTCTGGACGCCGTACTTCGCCGTCGAGGACGCCGACGCGACGGCCGCACGGATCCGTGAACGCGGCGCGACCATGGCGGTCGGCCCTCTGCCCTTCGGCACCGGACGAGCCGCCTTGGCAGCGGACCCCGCAGGGGCCGTCTTCGGCTTCTGGCACGGCGAGGCCGTCCCCGACTGGTCGATGGGCCGCGGAAGCGCCCCGGCCTGGCTGGAACTGCGGACCCGGGACGCGTTCGCCGCCGCCATCTTCTACGGAGAGGTGCTGGACTGGGACAGTGAGCGACCCGGCAGCTGCACGGTCTCCTACGAACACGATCACGTCGTGCTGCGCCACGGCCACGACACCGTGGCCCGCATCAGCGGCGGCGCACTCGAAGAAGCCCCGGACCCCGAGGTGCGCCCCCGCTGGCACCTCCATTTCCACGTGCCCGACCTCGAAACCGCGATCGATGCCGCCACCGGCCTCGGCGGCAGGGCCGCCTCTCCCGTACAGACGTCCACCACGAGCCGGTGGATGGTTCTCTCCGACCCCGAGGGAGCGCTCTTCACCGTGGTGGCACCTCAGGACGCGTAG
- a CDS encoding CocE/NonD family hydrolase C-terminal non-catalytic domain-containing protein, protein MVSFAVRFTEETTMVGYPKARLWVEAEGSDDMDLFVLVQKLDRHGTPLQQFTVPNHGALMQDVTEHGASVLRYKGSSGRLRVSARHLDESLSTEAVPAHSFDRVEKLSPGQIVDVEIDLLPIGLRFLPGEQLRLVISGHNALGTIMPATRDYVPHNRGRHIIHTGGEHASYLQLPLQGARPTQA, encoded by the coding sequence CTGGTCTCCTTCGCCGTCCGCTTCACGGAAGAGACGACGATGGTCGGCTACCCGAAGGCCCGGCTATGGGTCGAGGCGGAGGGCTCCGACGACATGGACCTGTTCGTCCTCGTCCAGAAGCTGGACCGCCACGGCACACCCTTGCAGCAGTTCACCGTTCCGAACCACGGGGCGCTGATGCAGGACGTCACCGAGCACGGCGCGTCGGTGCTGCGCTACAAGGGATCGAGCGGACGCCTGCGGGTGTCCGCCCGCCACCTGGACGAGAGCCTGTCGACGGAGGCCGTTCCCGCCCACAGCTTCGACCGGGTGGAGAAGCTGAGCCCCGGCCAGATCGTCGACGTCGAGATCGACCTGCTGCCGATCGGCCTCCGATTCCTTCCCGGCGAGCAGCTCAGGCTGGTCATCAGCGGACACAACGCACTCGGGACGATCATGCCCGCGACGCGCGACTATGTCCCGCACAACCGCGGCAGGCACATCATCCACACCGGCGGGGAGCACGCGTCGTACCTGCAGCTCCCCCTCCAGGGGGCACGACCCACTCAGGCGTGA
- a CDS encoding TetR/AcrR family transcriptional regulator has product MTDEPGRPAPYREPRQARSAATLARVLQAAEEIASSSGLEEMTMTGVAERAGVAVGTIYRRFEDKEQLINALVERMLERREQYVAERLREADPSLSGVMDAYAHALLQSFADSSNLFPELLRVRGPRSLDRGAHTITEIHRLLIEAATPYAGEIRRADPKAALDTVARSILGACFHNTLRPDSATGEAAQRRYADELGDMAIAYLLSPDRRTAAHA; this is encoded by the coding sequence ATGACTGATGAGCCGGGCCGCCCAGCGCCCTACCGGGAGCCCCGGCAGGCGCGCAGCGCCGCGACACTGGCCCGCGTACTGCAGGCGGCCGAGGAGATCGCCTCCTCGTCCGGGCTGGAGGAGATGACGATGACCGGCGTCGCGGAACGCGCCGGCGTCGCCGTCGGCACGATCTACCGCCGCTTCGAAGACAAAGAACAGCTGATCAACGCACTCGTCGAGCGGATGCTGGAACGCCGCGAGCAGTACGTGGCGGAGCGACTGCGCGAGGCCGACCCGTCACTCTCCGGCGTCATGGACGCCTACGCGCACGCCCTGCTGCAGTCCTTCGCCGACAGCAGCAACCTCTTCCCGGAACTCCTGCGCGTACGGGGACCCAGGTCCCTGGACCGCGGCGCGCACACCATCACCGAGATCCACCGCCTCCTGATCGAGGCGGCGACCCCCTACGCCGGCGAGATCCGGCGAGCCGACCCGAAAGCGGCGCTGGACACCGTCGCACGCTCCATCCTCGGCGCCTGCTTCCACAACACCCTGCGCCCCGACAGCGCCACGGGCGAGGCGGCCCAGCGACGTTACGCGGATGAGCTGGGCGACATGGCGATCGCCTACCTGCTCAGTCCCGACCGCCGGACCGCCGCTCACGCCTGA
- a CDS encoding CocE/NonD family hydrolase C-terminal non-catalytic domain-containing protein, whose translation MAGCGRVLAAGPPAHTFDRIERLSPGEVVDLEIDLLPVGLVFQPGEQLRLVVSGRSLLGTMMPGNSEYTPANSGRHVVHTGGDRASYLQLPVKTT comes from the coding sequence CTGGCCGGATGCGGACGGGTCCTCGCCGCGGGTCCACCGGCCCACACCTTCGACCGGATCGAAAGGCTCTCACCGGGCGAGGTCGTCGACCTCGAGATCGACCTGCTCCCGGTCGGGCTCGTCTTCCAACCGGGTGAGCAGCTCCGCCTCGTCGTCAGCGGCCGCTCGCTCCTGGGCACGATGATGCCGGGAAACAGCGAGTACACCCCCGCCAACAGCGGACGACACGTCGTCCACACGGGTGGCGACCGTGCCTCCTACCTGCAGCTCCCCGTCAAGACGACGTGA
- the nhaC gene encoding Na+/H+ antiporter NhaC: MRDEEEGEPPGPPVREPSLLDSIVPLVVLAVLVAGSLALFGLDALDGPIQVALVLCAMAAALVAMKNGHPWSAVQQAGQRALSSITSAVFILLAVGALIGVWNLSGTIPTLVYYGIQALSPSWYYAATAVICGAIALSIGSSWTTAGTIGVGLVGVADMLGVSTAITAGAVISGAYLGDKLSPLSETTVLTAQMVKVDVHEHIKRQAWTSLPAFVIAFAVFLVIGLVKSADVVNPVGEDIELARLGDIYHITPLNLLPLVLLAFLSIKKVPASLALIGSAVFAGVLGAFLQPSVMRDFVAGSGNVVLESLKGIWLAMANGFSIRSGIPLIDQLLSRGGMDSMLLTLWLIIGAVTFGAVLEEFGLIARLVDPLIRSAKSTGRLFLTVFACAFGLNVVAGDQYIALVLPSRVFRLEFEKRGLAPTNLSRLCADSGTVTSALVPWNSCGAFMGAVLGVPTLTYAPFAIFNYASPALSVLYGITGFKIEKVAPPEAGSVTGSEGGSGSGASVGP; the protein is encoded by the coding sequence ATGCGGGACGAGGAAGAAGGCGAACCACCGGGCCCTCCGGTGCGCGAGCCGTCCCTGCTCGACTCGATCGTGCCCCTGGTGGTGCTGGCCGTACTGGTCGCCGGGTCGCTGGCCCTGTTCGGGCTCGACGCACTGGACGGGCCGATCCAGGTGGCCCTGGTGCTGTGTGCGATGGCCGCGGCGCTGGTGGCGATGAAGAACGGCCATCCGTGGAGCGCGGTGCAGCAGGCGGGCCAGCGCGCCCTTTCCTCGATCACCAGCGCGGTGTTCATCCTCTTGGCGGTGGGCGCCCTGATCGGGGTGTGGAACCTTTCCGGGACGATCCCGACCTTGGTCTACTACGGCATCCAGGCGCTCTCACCGAGTTGGTACTACGCGGCCACGGCCGTCATCTGCGGCGCCATCGCCCTGAGCATCGGGAGTTCCTGGACGACCGCGGGCACGATCGGCGTGGGGTTGGTCGGAGTCGCGGACATGCTCGGCGTGTCCACAGCGATCACAGCCGGCGCGGTGATCTCGGGCGCGTACCTCGGAGACAAACTCTCCCCGCTGTCGGAGACGACGGTTCTGACCGCCCAGATGGTGAAGGTCGACGTCCACGAGCACATCAAACGCCAGGCGTGGACGTCGTTGCCCGCGTTCGTCATCGCCTTCGCGGTCTTCCTGGTGATCGGCCTGGTCAAGAGTGCCGACGTGGTCAACCCGGTGGGAGAGGACATCGAGCTCGCCCGCCTCGGCGACATCTACCACATCACTCCCTTGAACCTCCTGCCGCTCGTCCTCCTGGCCTTCCTGTCGATCAAGAAGGTGCCGGCTTCGCTCGCCCTCATCGGCTCGGCCGTCTTCGCGGGCGTGCTCGGCGCGTTCCTGCAGCCCTCCGTGATGCGGGACTTCGTCGCCGGGTCCGGGAACGTCGTCCTTGAGTCGCTGAAGGGCATCTGGCTCGCCATGGCGAACGGGTTCTCCATCCGGTCCGGCATCCCGCTGATCGACCAACTGCTCTCACGCGGCGGCATGGACAGCATGCTCCTCACCCTCTGGCTGATCATCGGCGCGGTCACCTTCGGTGCCGTGCTGGAGGAGTTCGGCCTCATCGCCCGGCTCGTGGACCCACTGATCCGCTCGGCGAAGAGCACCGGCCGGCTGTTCCTCACCGTGTTCGCCTGCGCCTTCGGCCTGAACGTCGTCGCCGGTGACCAGTACATCGCCCTCGTTCTGCCCTCGCGGGTGTTCCGTCTGGAGTTCGAGAAGCGCGGGCTCGCGCCGACGAACCTGTCGCGTCTCTGCGCCGACAGCGGCACGGTCACCTCCGCGCTCGTCCCGTGGAACTCCTGCGGCGCGTTCATGGGAGCGGTGCTCGGCGTCCCCACTTTGACCTACGCCCCGTTCGCGATCTTCAACTACGCCAGCCCGGCCCTGAGCGTCCTCTACGGCATCACCGGGTTCAAGATCGAGAAAGTCGCACCGCCCGAGGCCGGGTCCGTGACCGGCTCCGAGGGCGGGTCCGGGTCCGGGGCCTCCGTCGGCCCGTAG